One genomic segment of bacterium includes these proteins:
- the dndE gene encoding DNA sulfur modification protein DndE: MSRHSIVDAVRVDERAKTQLMTLKRRTGIKNWNVLCRWALCASLAEPSIPADQEVGTLSNVEMSWSTFGGQAADIYTAIIQARCEVDGIPQTPDALAKQFRLHLHRGITYLVGTEDTKTLNGLISLAIKP, encoded by the coding sequence ATGAGTAGACATTCAATCGTTGACGCGGTCCGAGTTGACGAACGAGCCAAGACCCAGCTCATGACTCTGAAACGGCGAACCGGGATCAAGAACTGGAACGTGCTTTGCCGCTGGGCGCTGTGTGCATCCTTGGCCGAGCCCTCCATACCTGCCGACCAAGAGGTCGGCACGCTGTCTAACGTTGAAATGTCCTGGTCGACCTTCGGCGGGCAAGCCGCCGACATCTATACCGCCATCATCCAGGCCCGGTGCGAGGTCGACGGCATCCCCCAGACCCCTGACGCCCTAGCCAAGCAATTCCGGCTCCACCTCCACCGCGGCATCACCTATCTAGTCGGGACAGAAGACACCAAGACGCTGAACGGTCTGATCAGCCTCGCCATCAAACCATAG
- the dndD gene encoding DNA sulfur modification protein DndD, whose protein sequence is MLLRSLTLDNFGVYRGPQTVRFSTTKKSPVTLIGGKNGTGKTSMLDSIPLCLYGSRARRILNGSSYPEYLHSMVHHGESAASISLEFDRIEEGRNVCYVVERTWNRTTRGKSTDRLSVWTNEQARPDLVAVWPEFVEGVMPMAVSDLTIFDGEKIESLADPTSSAEILRTSLYGLLGLDMVDRLRSDLHDFRRRTAKAQDAQLAPQLSEKLARAEEQLAQAQKESGMASQALADAEGARSDLQAQLQRATDKLAIAGGDLLAQRDDLHRRLAEANASAIAVERELVQLAAGDLPLTLVPNLLKQVASAGEQREASHLARQMRSAMALRDDRVTGLLAAALGFGQQEAELARDVLRTDLESIEQPTKPTFSPSLECADAARSLLNLRSGELQMSAKRLTKQLENLNSEVEHLEGVLAAVPDTVSVAPSVRQVATAEADLRAAEKSVQRAQVDFDDAERRAEQAQREFDAVAHEMLDAGVNDKNAARVAREVAAANEVLAEFAKHMIQKHLGRITNEINSALAALLRKQKLVSRVDINPDDLTVTLRNPQQEPVDSQRLSAGERQMMATAVLWGLSRSTGMALPTVIDTPVGRLDRSHRKNLIRRYFPNASRQVVLLSTDEEIVGDHLQLLRPHIGVEQCLDFDEAEACTSVMMGYFDE, encoded by the coding sequence ACGGCACCGGCAAGACATCGATGCTGGATTCAATCCCCCTATGCCTATACGGCAGCCGAGCCCGTCGAATCCTCAACGGTTCTTCCTACCCCGAGTACCTACACAGCATGGTGCATCACGGAGAGAGCGCTGCTTCGATCTCTCTGGAATTTGACCGCATCGAAGAGGGGAGGAATGTTTGCTATGTCGTTGAGCGAACCTGGAATCGCACTACTCGGGGAAAATCGACCGATCGACTCAGCGTGTGGACAAATGAACAGGCGAGGCCAGACCTCGTCGCTGTGTGGCCTGAGTTCGTCGAGGGGGTAATGCCCATGGCGGTGTCTGACCTCACGATCTTTGACGGTGAGAAGATCGAATCTCTCGCTGACCCGACCTCATCGGCCGAGATTCTTCGCACAAGCCTCTATGGGCTTCTAGGGCTAGACATGGTTGACCGCCTCCGGTCTGATTTGCATGACTTTCGCCGGCGAACTGCGAAGGCTCAGGATGCCCAACTGGCACCACAGCTCTCAGAGAAGCTGGCCAGAGCCGAAGAACAGCTTGCCCAAGCACAAAAGGAGTCGGGAATGGCCAGCCAAGCACTGGCCGATGCGGAAGGCGCGAGATCGGATCTCCAGGCCCAACTCCAAAGGGCAACCGACAAACTCGCCATAGCAGGAGGCGACCTGCTGGCCCAGCGCGACGACCTCCATCGCCGCCTTGCCGAGGCCAATGCAAGCGCCATCGCCGTAGAACGAGAGCTGGTCCAGCTTGCAGCCGGTGACTTGCCCCTTACCCTTGTTCCGAATTTGCTCAAGCAGGTTGCTTCTGCTGGGGAGCAGCGCGAAGCGTCTCACTTGGCTCGACAGATGCGCTCAGCAATGGCTCTGCGGGACGACCGGGTCACAGGGCTGCTTGCCGCTGCCCTCGGATTCGGCCAACAGGAAGCGGAATTGGCGCGCGATGTGCTTCGAACCGATTTGGAGTCGATAGAGCAACCTACCAAACCCACCTTTTCGCCGTCGCTTGAGTGCGCTGACGCAGCACGCAGCCTGCTGAATCTTCGCTCGGGGGAGTTGCAAATGAGCGCGAAGCGTCTAACGAAGCAGCTCGAAAACCTTAATTCTGAAGTCGAACACTTAGAAGGCGTCCTGGCGGCAGTACCTGACACCGTCAGCGTTGCCCCAAGCGTCCGGCAGGTGGCCACCGCCGAAGCCGACCTACGTGCTGCCGAAAAGTCAGTACAAAGAGCGCAAGTCGATTTCGATGATGCCGAGCGGCGCGCCGAGCAAGCTCAGCGGGAATTCGACGCCGTTGCGCACGAGATGCTTGATGCAGGCGTCAACGACAAGAATGCAGCGCGAGTCGCCCGCGAGGTCGCGGCGGCCAACGAAGTGCTTGCAGAGTTCGCCAAGCACATGATCCAAAAGCACCTGGGCAGGATCACCAACGAAATCAATTCCGCGCTGGCAGCGCTTCTCCGCAAGCAGAAACTCGTGTCTCGGGTGGACATCAACCCCGATGACCTGACAGTCACCCTGCGCAACCCTCAGCAGGAACCAGTTGATTCCCAAAGACTGAGCGCCGGAGAGCGTCAAATGATGGCAACCGCTGTTCTGTGGGGATTGTCACGAAGTACTGGCATGGCGCTGCCGACAGTTATCGACACTCCAGTGGGCAGGCTGGACCGGTCGCACCGAAAGAACCTGATTCGACGTTACTTTCCCAATGCCTCGCGACAAGTGGTCTTGCTTTCCACCGACGAGGAGATCGTCGGCGACCACCTCCAACTCCTTCGACCGCACATCGGTGTCGAGCAATGCCTGGACTTCGATGAGGCCGAGGCCTGCACCTCCGTAATGATGGGCTATTTCGATGAGTAG